Proteins encoded by one window of Lathyrus oleraceus cultivar Zhongwan6 chromosome 1, CAAS_Psat_ZW6_1.0, whole genome shotgun sequence:
- the LOC127082118 gene encoding transcription factor bHLH162, whose amino-acid sequence MENNPSSSRLDRKFIERNRRNQMKTLYHKLNSILPHQTSKAISMPDRLEEATNYIKTLQINLEKTKEKKKFLLETQRPNVNMKRSKKLILKSPKIEIHQIGLTLQVVLITGLDSQFLFNETIRILNEERLDIVNASYKVNKDSVFHSIHCQVQEEFGNGSARISERLNKFMHDY is encoded by the exons ATGGAGAACAACCCTAGTTCATCAAGACTTGACAGAAAATTCATTGAGAGAAACAGAAGAAATCAAATGAAAACTCTCTACCACAAACTCAATTCAATTCTTCCTCATCAAACCTCAAAG GCTATTTCGATGCCGGATCGGCTAGAGGAAGCAACAAATTACATAAAGACGTTGCAGATAAATTTGGAGAAAACGAAGGAAAAGAAGAAGTTTCTACTAGAAACTCAAAGGCCAAATGTGAATATGAAAAGAAGCAAGAAATTGATATTAAAATCTCCAAAAATTGAGATCCACCAAATAGGTTTAACCTTACAAGTTGTTCTAATAACTGGATTGGATTCACAGTTTTTGTTCAATGAAACCATTAGAATTCTGAATGAAGAGAGACTTGATATTGTTAATGCTAGCTATAAAGTCAATAAAGATTCTGTTTTCCATTCAATACATTGTCAG GTACAAGAAGAATTTGGCAATGGAAGTGCAAGAATATCTGAGAGATTGAACAAGTTTATGCATGATTATTAG